In Deltaproteobacteria bacterium, a single genomic region encodes these proteins:
- a CDS encoding acyl-CoA/acyl-ACP dehydrogenase, with translation MGIVELNLDLNDEQKAMREATRKFLMEVWRPASIELDKLDPESVIADGSILWDVIKKTYELGYHKMSFLEIIGGLEVDSLTGTIIAEEMGYAASGLTICLGVSSMPFTYAALAQDPEVQAMTAQYCADTEGKMIGCWPITEPDHGSDWLHWEGPQAKDPACAPQVRAILDGDEYVINGQKAAWVSNGTIATHAALFLSLDPSKGMENCGIAVIPLDLPGITRGKPLDKMGQRDLNQGEIFFDNVRIPKSMMICADPGMFNFLMTAQMAGANAGMGSVFAGTAHSAYDEALNYAKERIQGGVPIIEHQNIKLKLVDMFTSVEAARSFSRQVSVYNGTQTKAMQLPALEYSIASKIFCTEASFRVASQAIQIFGGNGLSREYVIEKIFRDARAAMIEDGVNETLALGAAGKL, from the coding sequence ATGGGAATTGTAGAACTGAATCTTGATCTTAACGATGAGCAGAAGGCCATGCGAGAAGCGACCCGGAAATTCCTGATGGAAGTATGGCGACCGGCTTCGATCGAACTGGACAAGCTTGATCCTGAATCTGTAATCGCAGATGGGTCAATCCTTTGGGATGTGATCAAAAAGACTTATGAGCTGGGCTACCACAAGATGTCCTTCCTGGAAATAATCGGCGGTCTGGAGGTGGATTCGTTAACCGGAACTATTATCGCTGAGGAGATGGGATACGCCGCCTCGGGGTTGACCATCTGTTTGGGGGTGAGTTCCATGCCCTTCACTTACGCCGCTCTCGCTCAAGATCCCGAAGTGCAGGCCATGACGGCCCAGTACTGCGCGGACACCGAAGGAAAGATGATCGGATGCTGGCCCATTACCGAGCCGGACCATGGTTCGGATTGGCTGCATTGGGAAGGTCCCCAGGCAAAAGATCCGGCATGCGCGCCCCAGGTAAGGGCGATTCTGGACGGGGACGAATACGTCATCAACGGGCAGAAGGCGGCCTGGGTCAGTAACGGCACCATCGCTACTCACGCGGCCCTCTTTTTAAGCCTGGACCCATCCAAGGGCATGGAGAACTGCGGCATAGCAGTCATCCCGCTCGACCTGCCAGGCATCACCCGGGGAAAACCATTGGACAAGATGGGACAGCGAGACCTGAACCAGGGAGAAATCTTCTTCGACAACGTGCGTATCCCCAAATCCATGATGATCTGCGCGGATCCTGGTATGTTCAATTTTTTAATGACCGCGCAAATGGCCGGGGCTAACGCAGGCATGGGGAGCGTTTTCGCAGGCACGGCCCATTCCGCCTATGACGAGGCGCTCAACTATGCCAAAGAAAGGATACAGGGCGGGGTCCCTATCATCGAACACCAGAACATAAAATTAAAACTCGTTGATATGTTTACCTCGGTGGAGGCGGCCCGTTCCTTCTCGCGTCAGGTCAGTGTTTATAACGGGACACAAACTAAAGCAATGCAGCTGCCAGCCCTGGAATACTCCATCGCTTCCAAAATCTTTTGCACCGAGGCCTCTTTCCGGGTTGCCAGCCAGGCCATCCAGATATTTGGAGGAAACGGACTCTCCAGAGAATACGTTATTGAAAAAATCTTCAGGGATGCCCGGGCGGCCATGATCGAAGACGGAGTAAACGAGACCCTCGCCCTGGGAGCCGCGGGCAAATTATAA